The Parashewanella spongiae genome has a window encoding:
- the ppnN gene encoding nucleotide 5'-monophosphate nucleosidase PpnN, with translation MKVSISPRGSMEQLSQLEVSRLQLRVHSELYQLYRRCSLAVLCAGVESDNDLDLFSAHQDFDINVLQRPRGVKLELTNPPAKAFVDDQIISGTQEHLFAVLRDIIYIANKYDTLKNREAKINEHITNMVFDILRNARMLEKLKGPNIIVCWGGHSINQTEYMYTKEVGYQLGLRALDICTGCGPGAMKGPMKGATIGHAKQRIKSARYIGLTEPSIIAAEPPNQIVNELLIMPDIEKRLEAFVRLGHGIIIFAGGAGTAEELLYLLGILLHPDNAENPIPVVLTGPKESAAYFDEIDKFIEQTLGHDAQQKYQIIIDDPQKVARIMSNAMEDVKHYRRTIGDSYKFAWALKIEPEFQLPFIPTHEAVKKLKLSFDMEKADLAANLRRAFSAIVAGNVKGDTIKLIKSQGPFEINGDPKLMALMDTLLSAFVKQQRMKLPGSQYIPCYKVLN, from the coding sequence ATGAAAGTATCTATCAGCCCTCGAGGAAGCATGGAGCAGCTTTCTCAATTAGAAGTCAGCCGATTACAGCTTCGTGTTCACAGCGAGTTATACCAACTCTATCGCCGATGCTCTCTTGCCGTACTGTGTGCTGGTGTCGAAAGTGACAATGACCTTGATCTATTTTCTGCACACCAAGATTTTGATATCAATGTACTTCAACGCCCTCGTGGCGTTAAGTTAGAGCTGACCAACCCACCAGCAAAAGCGTTTGTCGATGATCAAATCATTAGCGGAACTCAAGAACATTTATTTGCTGTACTCAGAGATATTATCTACATCGCCAATAAGTATGACACTCTTAAAAATCGCGAAGCTAAGATCAATGAGCATATCACCAATATGGTATTTGATATTCTGCGTAACGCTCGGATGCTTGAAAAACTCAAGGGACCAAACATCATTGTGTGTTGGGGTGGTCATAGCATCAATCAAACTGAATATATGTATACCAAAGAAGTGGGCTACCAATTAGGTTTACGAGCACTTGATATCTGCACAGGCTGCGGCCCAGGCGCAATGAAAGGTCCGATGAAAGGCGCTACCATCGGCCATGCCAAGCAACGGATAAAATCAGCTCGTTATATTGGTCTTACCGAGCCCAGCATCATCGCCGCCGAGCCGCCCAATCAAATCGTTAATGAGCTTCTCATTATGCCTGATATCGAAAAACGCTTAGAAGCTTTTGTTCGATTAGGCCATGGGATAATTATCTTTGCTGGCGGTGCTGGAACCGCTGAAGAACTCCTATATTTATTGGGTATTTTGCTTCACCCAGACAATGCTGAAAACCCCATTCCAGTTGTACTTACAGGGCCTAAAGAGTCAGCCGCCTACTTCGATGAAATAGATAAATTTATTGAGCAGACATTAGGTCATGATGCACAACAAAAATACCAGATAATCATTGATGATCCCCAAAAAGTTGCCCGAATCATGTCAAACGCCATGGAAGACGTGAAACACTATCGGCGCACAATTGGTGACTCTTATAAATTCGCATGGGCATTAAAGATCGAACCAGAGTTTCAACTTCCATTCATACCCACTCATGAAGCCGTAAAAAAACTTAAGCTAAGTTTTGATATGGAAAAAGCAGATCTTGCGGCTAATCTTAGAAGAGCATTTTCGGCCATTGTCGCCGGAAATGTTAAAGGTGATACAATTAAACTTATTAAATCTCAAGGGCCATTTGAGATTAACGGTGATCCGAAACTCATGGCACTAATGGATACGTTATTAAGTGCATTTGTAAAACAACAACGTATGAAGCTCCCAGGCAGCCAATACATTCCATGTTATAAGGTATTAAATTGA
- a CDS encoding isocitrate dehydrogenase → MSKRTITVIPGDGIGPSIIDSALKILDKVGCDFEYDFADAGLVALEKHGELLPQQTLDLIEKNKITLKGPLTTPVGGGFTSINVTLRKKFALYANVRPVLSLKGTQARYEDIDIITVRENTEGMYSGLGQTVSDDGCTAEATSIITRKGAEKIAVFAYELARKENRKKVTIVHKANIMKSTSGLFLKVAREVSERFPDITTEEMIVDATCMKLVMNPENFDVIVTTNLFGDILSDLCAGLVGGLGMAPGANIGGNAAIFEAVHGSAPDIAGKNLANPTSVILASIQMLEHLGMADKAEAIRSAVTEVIASGDRTTRDLGGTYGTTDFTDAILERL, encoded by the coding sequence ATGTCAAAACGTACAATTACCGTAATTCCAGGTGATGGAATTGGTCCTAGCATTATCGATTCAGCGTTAAAAATTTTAGACAAAGTCGGTTGTGACTTTGAATATGATTTTGCTGATGCCGGCCTTGTCGCGCTAGAAAAGCACGGTGAATTACTTCCACAACAAACACTCGATTTAATCGAAAAAAATAAAATCACTCTAAAAGGGCCTTTAACGACGCCTGTTGGCGGTGGCTTTACTTCTATTAACGTTACCTTGCGTAAAAAGTTTGCACTTTATGCTAATGTTCGCCCTGTACTCTCTTTAAAAGGTACGCAAGCACGCTACGAAGATATCGACATTATCACTGTACGTGAAAATACTGAAGGCATGTATTCAGGCCTCGGACAAACGGTTTCTGATGACGGCTGTACTGCTGAAGCAACCAGTATCATCACCCGTAAAGGTGCTGAAAAAATTGCGGTATTTGCTTATGAATTAGCACGTAAAGAAAACCGTAAGAAAGTCACTATCGTACACAAAGCCAACATCATGAAGTCAACTTCAGGTTTGTTCTTGAAAGTCGCTCGTGAAGTCAGCGAACGCTTCCCAGACATTACTACTGAAGAAATGATTGTTGATGCAACTTGCATGAAGCTTGTCATGAATCCTGAAAACTTTGATGTCATTGTAACGACTAACTTATTCGGCGATATTTTGTCTGACTTATGTGCAGGTCTTGTCGGTGGTTTAGGTATGGCTCCGGGTGCTAATATTGGCGGCAATGCCGCTATTTTTGAAGCAGTACACGGCAGCGCGCCTGATATTGCTGGTAAAAACCTAGCAAACCCAACTTCTGTAATTTTAGCTTCTATTCAAATGCTTGAACATTTGGGAATGGCTGATAAAGCTGAAGCTATTCGCAGTGCCGTTACCGAAGTTATCGCATCAGGCGATCGCACTACCCGTGATTTAGGTGGTACTTATGGTACGACTGACTTCACAGATGCAATTTTAGAAAGACTGTAA
- a CDS encoding S9 family peptidase: protein MLVKLSNLAAAILVTTSLSTIPVVNAAKPLTLPDIMQFESLAKPIIADNGETLAVEAKPDRGDSRVIVKDLATGKSFNLAGAKKPKVSADGRYVAMVKAVPLLEKEKASEKEKKKLKSGLILLDTQTGKQEVFERVKSFSFNETASHLAIHFEKPEQAKKSKDGGKPKKDESSIKVDKFDKGHPLRLITLADDSVTNFDNVTSFYFDKLGHGVAIAVNDSATKQHQVIRVDFKANQQTQIFTSTDLQIGNLALTDDGNWLAFTTGQADEKPYGREYKLNLVDLNSKNGSFSLTSIPNTKEWTLNRYSKLSFSDDNNRLFFGRVPEVNQQLTIAKVTEQKDLLDADVITGQRNLRVWNGEDPLIKPNEVKHYKDELKRTYLAVLDVANQSVTQLADSNVLDVERREQSMRFLGSSDLKYRKMITWAGFYRDVFLVDSRTGTQTQVLTQYPSYWAPSLSPKGNYIAYYQHGNIYLYNVETGTRKNVSKGIETGFANEDHDYPSNAPGYGFGPWLTDENAVLVNDKFDVWKLDTHSGKMTNLTRGKGRKQGIQFRVTGLVKDGDPATLTVGQKVLLKGYNERSKSDDFYQLNLAGGFKQLTSEPVKMKVLARSKKADTLVYSKERYDQFPDLYTSSYLAPQKATQQTDLNQQIKPYQWGNAELVHWTNGDGKPLDGVLIKPASYKQGQRLPVLVYFYRFMSDRLHSFPQMKINHRPNFAWFVENGYAIFLPDIRFEVGYPGLSSVQALTSGVQHLIDLGVADPDAIGIQGHSWAGYQSAFAATQTNIFKAIITGAPVSNMTSAYSGIRHGSGLARQFQYETGQSRIGPSLYEAPQKYIENSPIFYVDRIKTPMMIMFGDKDDAVPWEQGVELYLAMRRAGKDVVFLQYQDEPHHLKKYPNKLDYTIKMKQYFDHYLKGEPAPEWLTKGEAYYEYQK, encoded by the coding sequence ATGCTGGTGAAACTTTCAAATCTTGCTGCAGCCATACTGGTGACGACATCATTGTCTACAATTCCAGTTGTTAACGCTGCTAAACCGCTAACACTGCCTGATATCATGCAATTTGAGTCGTTAGCTAAGCCAATAATTGCTGATAATGGTGAAACTCTAGCCGTGGAAGCTAAGCCCGATAGAGGCGATAGCCGAGTGATAGTTAAAGACTTAGCCACGGGTAAATCGTTTAACCTTGCTGGCGCGAAAAAGCCAAAAGTGAGTGCGGATGGTCGTTATGTTGCAATGGTTAAGGCAGTGCCGCTTTTAGAAAAAGAAAAAGCCAGCGAGAAAGAAAAGAAAAAGCTAAAATCTGGATTGATATTGCTCGACACTCAAACAGGTAAACAAGAAGTGTTTGAGAGAGTGAAATCGTTTTCTTTTAATGAAACCGCCAGCCACCTAGCGATACACTTCGAAAAACCAGAGCAAGCAAAAAAATCAAAAGATGGCGGCAAGCCTAAAAAAGATGAAAGCAGCATAAAAGTCGATAAGTTCGACAAGGGGCATCCATTGCGACTTATCACACTGGCAGATGACAGTGTGACGAATTTTGATAATGTCACGAGTTTTTATTTTGATAAATTAGGTCATGGTGTAGCCATCGCTGTGAACGACTCTGCAACTAAACAGCATCAAGTGATTCGTGTCGATTTTAAGGCTAACCAGCAGACACAAATATTCACATCGACAGACTTGCAAATTGGTAACCTAGCGTTAACCGATGATGGTAATTGGCTAGCATTCACTACAGGACAAGCCGATGAAAAGCCGTATGGCCGTGAATATAAACTGAATCTGGTTGACTTGAATTCAAAGAATGGTTCATTCTCGTTAACCAGCATACCAAACACGAAAGAGTGGACACTCAATCGCTACTCAAAATTATCGTTTTCAGATGACAATAACAGGCTTTTTTTTGGACGAGTGCCTGAGGTTAATCAACAGCTGACAATTGCAAAAGTAACCGAACAGAAAGACTTGTTGGATGCTGATGTAATTACCGGTCAGCGTAATCTTCGAGTATGGAATGGTGAGGATCCACTCATAAAACCCAACGAGGTGAAGCATTATAAAGATGAATTAAAGCGTACATACTTAGCTGTACTAGACGTGGCGAACCAATCCGTCACTCAGTTAGCTGACTCGAACGTGTTGGATGTTGAACGACGTGAACAGTCTATGCGCTTTTTAGGTAGTTCAGATCTTAAATATCGTAAGATGATCACTTGGGCGGGTTTTTACCGAGATGTATTCTTAGTAGATAGTAGAACTGGGACTCAGACTCAAGTTTTGACACAATATCCTAGCTATTGGGCACCAAGCTTATCGCCTAAAGGAAACTATATTGCGTACTACCAACACGGCAATATTTATCTGTATAACGTCGAAACAGGTACACGAAAAAATGTTTCAAAAGGCATAGAGACAGGTTTTGCTAATGAAGATCATGATTACCCATCAAATGCACCCGGTTATGGTTTTGGCCCTTGGTTAACGGATGAAAATGCAGTATTGGTTAACGATAAGTTTGATGTCTGGAAACTAGACACTCACTCTGGGAAAATGACCAATTTGACTCGTGGTAAGGGTCGTAAACAAGGTATTCAATTCCGCGTAACAGGTTTGGTCAAAGACGGTGACCCAGCAACATTAACAGTAGGACAAAAAGTACTGCTTAAAGGGTATAACGAGAGGAGTAAATCTGACGATTTTTATCAGCTTAATCTTGCTGGTGGTTTTAAGCAGCTAACTTCAGAACCTGTGAAGATGAAAGTGTTGGCGCGCAGCAAAAAAGCCGATACTTTGGTGTATTCGAAAGAGCGTTATGATCAATTTCCTGATCTCTATACTTCGAGTTATTTAGCGCCACAAAAAGCGACTCAACAAACTGATTTAAATCAACAAATCAAACCGTACCAATGGGGTAATGCTGAATTAGTGCATTGGACAAATGGTGATGGAAAACCATTAGATGGCGTTTTAATAAAGCCTGCAAGTTATAAACAAGGGCAGCGTTTGCCTGTTTTAGTCTATTTTTATCGTTTTATGAGCGATCGCTTACATTCTTTCCCGCAAATGAAAATTAACCATAGACCAAATTTTGCTTGGTTTGTTGAAAATGGTTACGCGATTTTCCTGCCTGATATTCGATTTGAAGTTGGCTACCCTGGATTATCATCAGTTCAAGCACTGACTTCAGGTGTGCAACACTTAATTGATTTAGGAGTGGCTGATCCTGATGCGATTGGTATTCAAGGGCATTCTTGGGCGGGTTATCAATCGGCGTTTGCGGCAACTCAAACTAACATTTTTAAAGCGATTATAACCGGTGCGCCAGTATCAAACATGACGAGCGCTTACAGTGGTATTCGTCATGGCAGTGGTTTAGCACGTCAGTTCCAGTATGAAACAGGTCAAAGCCGTATTGGCCCAAGTCTGTATGAAGCCCCTCAAAAGTATATTGAGAACTCGCCGATTTTCTATGTGGATCGGATTAAAACGCCAATGATGATTATGTTTGGCGATAAGGATGATGCGGTACCGTGGGAACAAGGTGTCGAGTTGTATCTTGCTATGCGACGTGCGGGTAAAGATGTGGTGTTTTTACAGTATCAGGACGAACCACATCATTTGAAAAAGTATCCGAACAAACTGGACTATACCATTAAGATGAAACAGTACTTTGATCACTACTTGAAAGGTGAACCAGCGCCTGAGTGGTTAACTAAGGGTGAAGCCTACTACGAGTATCAAAAGTAG
- the xni gene encoding flap endonuclease Xni, producing the protein MNRLLIIDALNLVRRMHATQPDESDIQSLTLRTVSAINKLLKFHEPSHIVLVWDGSEESWRKRLFADYKKGRKPMPESLASGLPSLKNTLSENNWHNLDAESEADDVIATLATKLTSSGGEAIIVSTDNGFTQLLHPNIKQWDHFSQQYLDINALEQKFGVERAQFVEYWSLAGATGNKIPGVTGIGPKSAAELLKVFRSITNIYASLDAIGDKQAKKLAEGKEMAKLSYKLVQLQCNMPLNLSLSAFRYAGNK; encoded by the coding sequence TTGAATCGTTTATTAATTATTGACGCACTTAACCTTGTCCGTCGTATGCACGCTACTCAACCTGATGAGAGTGATATCCAATCCCTCACATTAAGAACGGTATCGGCAATTAATAAGCTTCTAAAGTTTCATGAGCCTAGTCATATTGTGCTTGTTTGGGACGGTTCTGAAGAATCTTGGCGTAAACGATTATTCGCTGATTATAAGAAAGGCCGTAAACCCATGCCTGAGTCATTGGCTTCTGGTTTACCGAGTTTAAAAAACACATTATCTGAGAATAATTGGCATAACTTAGATGCTGAATCTGAAGCGGATGACGTCATTGCCACATTAGCAACTAAACTTACAAGCTCGGGCGGAGAAGCCATTATCGTCTCAACAGATAACGGCTTTACTCAATTACTTCACCCAAACATCAAGCAATGGGATCACTTTTCACAGCAGTATTTAGATATCAATGCTCTAGAGCAAAAATTTGGTGTCGAAAGAGCCCAGTTTGTTGAATATTGGTCACTCGCTGGGGCCACAGGAAATAAAATACCTGGTGTAACAGGCATAGGTCCAAAGTCTGCGGCAGAGCTGCTTAAAGTGTTTCGCAGCATTACCAATATTTATGCGTCACTTGATGCCATTGGTGACAAACAAGCAAAGAAACTTGCGGAAGGTAAAGAGATGGCAAAACTGAGTTACAAGCTGGTTCAACTGCAGTGCAATATGCCGCTTAACCTAAGTCTAAGCGCATTTAGGTATGCTGGTAACAAATAA
- a CDS encoding DUF3192 domain-containing protein gives MKSKAPVVIGVVFTIYVIFVAITMMFYEPKIEDMDWEDRQSFNQQNLTHLNLGQHIDSIRARFGAADFSEAKHSNGKPMHVLFYRTHKGKSDGKTTKDECTPLLFIDNKLVAWGTDTYQQYIESEITL, from the coding sequence ATGAAATCAAAAGCTCCGGTTGTTATTGGTGTTGTGTTCACGATTTATGTCATATTTGTGGCAATAACTATGATGTTTTATGAACCCAAAATCGAAGACATGGATTGGGAAGACCGTCAGAGTTTTAATCAACAAAATTTAACCCATCTCAATTTAGGACAACACATTGACAGCATCAGAGCCCGTTTTGGAGCTGCCGACTTCAGTGAAGCAAAGCACAGTAATGGCAAACCGATGCATGTTTTATTTTACCGAACTCACAAAGGTAAATCTGACGGTAAAACGACTAAAGATGAATGCACTCCGCTTTTGTTTATAGACAACAAACTTGTAGCATGGGGAACCGATACCTATCAACAATATATTGAGTCAGAGATCACATTATAA
- a CDS encoding ankyrin repeat domain-containing protein, translated as MFESSSTSQNLALAESSTTNPLNQAIIPFSEPSQQFITSLPSELQQLAIEHQPDQHTLTHQIKQITLLEDLIKDTSIPEAIRVIAIKQHQVTIHHQTGLTQHQTTMAILTLVMEKSGLLKNAQAVIRVLLFNEIELYFQSHSITQSKQAAVIQLFNTACTWLGLPPKAEAYTLTLTAEQLDSFQAQLNTNLPIKSIIKAIADEFAKQLVIPDNLTPSLPDNLCILFTKNTSTLDLIEVHLSSTTIDSLTRLQNDIFSGLCDILLITKDTTQLPLCPTTYPRPLAQPIVETTTHESFTHNNRGTTSERVQIQHREFVDSQTGDRTSASLSVSVRQSVQYQDGEAVIEEEVVTRSKITTSLRTPALEETKDELLGAFSGSTNTLVMLDSEQQVYIMEDSQRRELFAQDLANIEFNGMKKEARRVIIHHLFIKTKCFEDLWSIITTLMTHTFISDNRAQKRLQVKRILKLEAKTLKSKDPTYYSKFEPLLLSINKPESLLLLCEVISYKPLKKLVNKEEIIAIAKTVIPSNNKEALNILLALKINLNFKINQVPVLFYLIRQKHFELAEQQIKRDETIIEATDPNQNNIIHLLASCREFVPPELMTYILFNTKTDVNSVNRFGRTAVHLAVMSENSATINLLLTHPLIDSNISDSFGMTPLLIAIQKDSCLHDLISHEGIQTELSISSQFKYLENEESADENSSAEDKLTPTVNPFIYAIEKHKATAFLALIERAPNLKNTQISEYGSLLHHAIHMGSLEIAQALIKRDKQLINTQNKFGDTPLFFAIKNKKHLFYRTLLTTEYDKSIPAKDGSSLLVIAAYYGLYEMVNTVSKTHPELLTHANDAGFTPFLAACRTGKTQCIEYLSNRIDVLAHRSVAGENGLHLAIKYGHVSACKKLLALSVQWPKLTIMDKGAQKEISLIGFSIFHNQHHILNLLIRLGSKANPNHVLISINQNSPDCFKILLATPYIVQTIDQAKTSKGLTAVHLAAQLNRLDMIKQLKQRHLPLDEKVKFPADFQIPKPLCCEQFELKCIMKNGHYFSPLHLAVLNNSLEVAEFLLSNNCDVNAHMHGELLNFEVLTPTPLYCAAFSGFDKMVRLLLKFKADKAVHFFRYKSSQDRVFHFAVDIAKRQHQQVTSREAKEKYSQIIELLKVEESNETLYEPAPS; from the coding sequence ATGTTTGAGTCTTCATCGACATCTCAAAACCTTGCTTTAGCAGAATCGTCGACTACAAATCCACTCAACCAAGCTATTATCCCCTTCTCTGAACCGTCGCAACAATTTATTACCTCCTTACCAAGCGAATTACAACAATTAGCAATTGAGCATCAACCTGACCAACATACTTTGACACATCAAATTAAACAGATCACTTTGCTTGAAGACTTAATAAAAGATACATCTATTCCAGAAGCAATCAGAGTCATTGCCATAAAACAACATCAAGTGACCATTCATCATCAGACTGGCTTGACTCAGCATCAAACAACGATGGCAATTTTAACCCTCGTGATGGAAAAGTCAGGATTACTCAAAAATGCCCAAGCCGTTATTAGGGTCTTATTATTTAATGAGATTGAGCTCTATTTTCAGTCTCACTCCATCACCCAAAGTAAACAAGCTGCAGTGATCCAACTATTTAATACAGCTTGTACTTGGTTGGGCTTACCTCCGAAGGCAGAGGCTTACACTTTAACTCTTACGGCTGAACAATTGGATTCATTTCAAGCTCAACTAAATACAAATCTTCCAATAAAAAGCATTATTAAAGCGATAGCTGACGAATTTGCGAAACAACTGGTAATCCCTGATAACTTAACCCCTTCATTGCCCGATAATTTATGCATTTTGTTTACAAAAAACACGTCCACTTTAGACTTAATTGAAGTCCATTTAAGCTCTACGACAATAGACTCTTTAACTAGATTACAAAATGATATTTTTTCTGGATTATGTGACATTTTACTTATTACAAAAGACACTACTCAACTCCCATTATGTCCTACGACTTATCCTCGACCACTTGCTCAACCAATAGTAGAAACAACAACACATGAATCTTTTACCCATAATAATCGAGGCACAACCTCAGAAAGAGTGCAAATTCAGCATAGAGAATTTGTTGATTCCCAAACAGGAGATAGAACAAGCGCAAGTCTGTCAGTATCTGTGAGGCAATCAGTTCAGTATCAAGATGGGGAGGCTGTTATCGAAGAGGAAGTTGTAACACGTTCTAAAATAACCACAAGTTTAAGAACTCCAGCACTGGAGGAAACGAAGGATGAATTACTAGGTGCATTTTCAGGCTCGACAAACACGTTAGTCATGCTCGATTCCGAGCAACAAGTTTACATAATGGAGGATTCACAACGACGTGAGCTTTTTGCTCAAGATTTAGCAAATATAGAATTTAATGGCATGAAAAAAGAAGCACGTCGAGTTATTATTCACCATTTATTTATTAAGACAAAATGTTTTGAAGACTTATGGAGTATTATTACCACGTTAATGACTCACACTTTCATTTCTGACAATAGAGCCCAAAAACGTTTACAAGTTAAAAGAATACTTAAACTAGAAGCTAAAACCTTAAAAAGCAAAGATCCCACCTATTACAGTAAATTCGAGCCGTTATTACTATCAATTAATAAACCAGAGTCACTCTTGCTTTTATGTGAAGTCATCTCTTATAAACCACTTAAAAAGCTTGTTAATAAAGAAGAAATTATAGCAATTGCCAAAACAGTAATTCCGAGTAACAACAAAGAAGCCCTTAACATTTTATTGGCATTAAAAATAAACCTCAACTTTAAAATAAATCAAGTCCCTGTATTGTTTTACTTAATTAGACAAAAACATTTTGAACTGGCAGAGCAGCAAATTAAACGTGATGAGACCATAATAGAGGCAACTGATCCTAATCAAAATAATATCATTCACTTATTAGCAAGTTGTCGTGAATTCGTTCCACCAGAATTAATGACATATATATTATTTAACACCAAGACAGACGTTAACAGCGTAAATCGTTTTGGTCGAACGGCCGTTCATCTAGCCGTTATGAGTGAAAATAGCGCAACCATTAATTTACTTTTAACCCACCCTCTTATTGATTCAAATATTTCAGATTCATTTGGCATGACTCCATTACTGATAGCAATACAGAAAGATAGTTGCCTTCATGACTTAATTTCACACGAAGGAATACAAACCGAACTTTCAATTTCATCTCAATTCAAATATCTAGAAAATGAAGAAAGTGCTGATGAAAATTCTAGTGCGGAAGATAAATTAACACCGACGGTTAACCCATTCATATATGCAATTGAAAAACATAAAGCAACAGCATTCTTAGCGCTAATTGAGAGAGCGCCTAACTTAAAAAACACCCAAATAAGTGAGTACGGTTCTCTGTTACACCATGCCATTCACATGGGAAGTCTCGAAATCGCTCAGGCATTGATTAAACGAGACAAGCAACTGATAAATACACAAAATAAATTTGGTGACACACCGCTATTTTTTGCAATAAAAAATAAAAAACACCTGTTTTATAGGACGTTATTAACAACGGAGTATGACAAGAGCATACCGGCAAAAGATGGTTCAAGTTTGCTCGTTATTGCGGCGTACTATGGACTTTATGAAATGGTGAACACCGTTTCGAAAACTCACCCAGAACTGCTCACACATGCCAATGACGCAGGTTTCACCCCCTTTTTAGCAGCGTGCCGCACAGGTAAAACACAATGTATAGAGTACCTTTCGAATCGAATCGATGTGCTTGCACACAGATCTGTTGCTGGTGAAAATGGGCTTCATTTAGCCATTAAGTATGGCCACGTGTCAGCATGTAAAAAATTACTAGCACTCTCAGTACAATGGCCTAAACTAACAATAATGGATAAAGGAGCTCAAAAAGAAATATCCTTAATTGGTTTTTCCATTTTTCATAATCAACACCACATATTAAATCTATTAATTAGACTCGGGTCAAAAGCTAATCCTAATCATGTTTTAATTTCAATAAATCAAAATTCGCCAGATTGCTTTAAAATACTCTTAGCAACTCCTTATATCGTGCAAACTATTGACCAAGCTAAAACATCAAAGGGTTTAACCGCCGTCCATTTAGCGGCACAACTCAACCGATTGGACATGATCAAACAATTAAAACAACGGCACTTACCACTCGATGAAAAAGTTAAATTTCCTGCAGATTTTCAAATACCAAAGCCTCTTTGTTGTGAACAATTCGAGCTAAAATGTATTATGAAAAATGGCCACTATTTTTCGCCACTTCATTTAGCTGTTTTAAATAATTCATTAGAGGTTGCTGAATTTTTATTAAGCAACAATTGTGACGTTAATGCCCATATGCATGGTGAGTTACTTAATTTTGAGGTGTTAACTCCAACTCCACTTTATTGTGCAGCGTTTAGTGGTTTTGATAAAATGGTTAGACTTTTATTAAAATTTAAAGCCGATAAAGCGGTTCACTTTTTCCGCTATAAGAGCAGTCAGGATAGAGTTTTTCATTTTGCGGTAGATATTGCTAAAAGGCAGCATCAACAAGTAACGTCCCGTGAAGCAAAAGAAAAATATAGCCAAATTATTGAGTTACTTAAAGTGGAAGAAAGCAATGAAACTTTATACGAACCGGCTCCGTCTTAA